One genomic segment of Methanobrevibacter boviskoreani JH1 includes these proteins:
- a CDS encoding Coenzyme F420 hydrogenase/dehydrogenase, beta subunit C-terminal domain, producing MDELRTAMVGTPCQITAATKINKYSDITGGSPIDIKIGLFCMENYSYTYLEKFLNSNNIEMHEIKEFRIEKGQFIVYLNDGNKFSIPVRETKIFTRKNCEVCTDYTADLSDISVGSVGSSKGYSTVIVRTDKGEEIINDMINKELLEVGELTDSGLKLLEIIANRKIHENQENIKERESVARQVLSQRHLSEKSAVTQSKDCQFNNLEADVINVGGCVLCGACEYVCPIDIIQINDRKPQLFGKCKEDCHACYFACPRTYISTDILPEDIDDKPLGEYKKILSLKSNSINGQDGGVVSGILTYLLNENKVDEVFLVGQDEDIPWKPKSFVSGKVSDVIAAAGTKYSTVPIGFKALTDRED from the coding sequence ATGGATGAATTAAGAACTGCAATGGTGGGAACTCCATGTCAAATTACAGCTGCAACTAAAATCAATAAATATAGCGATATAACTGGCGGATCTCCTATTGATATTAAAATAGGCCTATTTTGTATGGAAAATTATTCATATACATACCTGGAAAAATTTTTAAACAGTAACAACATTGAAATGCATGAAATTAAAGAATTCCGTATTGAAAAAGGACAATTTATAGTTTATTTAAATGATGGAAACAAGTTTTCAATACCTGTCCGTGAAACAAAAATATTTACACGTAAAAACTGTGAGGTATGTACTGATTATACCGCCGATTTATCTGATATTTCTGTTGGATCTGTAGGTAGTTCTAAAGGATATTCAACTGTAATTGTTAGAACAGATAAAGGTGAAGAAATCATTAATGACATGATTAATAAGGAATTATTGGAAGTTGGAGAATTAACAGACAGTGGTTTAAAACTTCTTGAAATAATTGCTAACAGAAAAATCCATGAAAATCAGGAAAACATTAAAGAAAGGGAATCTGTTGCAAGACAAGTTTTATCACAAAGACATTTATCCGAAAAATCAGCTGTCACTCAATCCAAAGATTGTCAATTTAATAATTTGGAAGCAGATGTTATTAATGTAGGTGGATGTGTATTATGTGGTGCATGTGAATATGTATGTCCAATAGATATTATTCAGATTAATGATAGGAAACCACAGTTATTTGGAAAATGTAAGGAAGATTGTCATGCATGTTACTTTGCATGTCCTAGAACATATATAAGTACTGATATTTTACCTGAGGATATTGATGATAAACCTTTAGGAGAGTATAAAAAGATTTTATCTCTTAAGTCAAATAGCATTAATGGTCAAGACGGTGGTGTAGTAAGTGGAATATTAACCTATCTATTGAATGAAAATAAGGTTGATGAGGTATTCCTTGTAGGTCAGGATGAGGATATTCCATGGAAACCTAAGTCATTTGTATCTGGTAAAGTCTCAGATGTTATTGCAGCAGCTGGAACCAAATACAGTACTGTACCAATCGGTTTTAAAGCATTAACAGATAGGGAAGATTAA
- a CDS encoding Mrp/NBP35 family ATP-binding protein, producing MPEGNHHGNPNMSKEEQKARIQQEINIANNMSHIKHKIVVMSGKGGVGKSTVAANIAETFAKKGYKTGILDVDIHGPNIPKLFGKEGQVLGIEDNKILPVMSDDNVAIMSMGFLLDSQDTPIIWRGPQKTGVIRQFISDVKWGNLDVLIIDNPPGTGDEPLTVLQTIPEADAVVMVTTPNSLSQEDVLKCVTMAKKMNIKQIGLVENMAYFECPHCGEKINIFGKNQGENFAKLMDIDYLGDIPLTEEVSNAVDEDTITTVEDPKNPVSKEFKDIVEKIEDKFFKKDE from the coding sequence ATGCCTGAAGGAAACCATCATGGTAACCCTAATATGAGCAAAGAAGAGCAGAAAGCAAGAATTCAACAAGAAATTAACATTGCTAATAATATGTCTCATATTAAACATAAGATTGTAGTTATGAGTGGTAAGGGTGGAGTAGGTAAATCTACTGTAGCTGCTAACATAGCAGAAACCTTTGCTAAAAAAGGATACAAAACAGGTATTCTTGATGTAGATATTCATGGACCTAATATACCAAAATTGTTTGGTAAGGAAGGTCAGGTATTAGGAATTGAAGATAATAAAATACTCCCTGTAATGTCAGATGACAATGTTGCCATTATGTCTATGGGATTTTTACTCGATTCACAGGACACACCAATTATATGGAGAGGACCTCAGAAAACAGGAGTAATCAGACAATTCATCTCTGATGTAAAATGGGGAAATCTTGATGTATTGATTATTGATAACCCGCCAGGTACTGGAGATGAACCATTAACTGTACTTCAAACTATTCCTGAGGCAGACGCAGTTGTAATGGTAACAACACCTAACTCCTTATCACAAGAGGATGTATTAAAATGTGTTACAATGGCTAAAAAAATGAACATTAAACAGATTGGTCTTGTAGAGAACATGGCATACTTTGAATGTCCACATTGTGGTGAGAAAATCAATATCTTTGGTAAAAACCAGGGTGAAAACTTTGCAAAACTTATGGATATCGACTATTTAGGAGACATTCCTCTAACTGAAGAGGTCTCAAATGCTGTAGATGAGGATACCATAACCACAGTCGAAGATCCTAAAAATCCAGTATCCAAAGAGTTTAAGGATATTGTTGAAAAAATTGAAGACAAATTCTTTAAAAAAGACGAATAA
- a CDS encoding ribonuclease H-like domain-containing protein, producing the protein MSRYNQHEEYLRKVLMGSLSSENPSKETYLKYYKNSNSYFNQYKIELLERYKDKSFTDFKGVHTIDNDYGQALEIVNSKKINFNLKDNEVERDLINDLKLVSGIGNKKEIALKDNGYDNLYKLKNHPKYSKKAESLIDTINNQNFQDYFRLMRKLKEYNTMMCADKVDVENFRFMDIETLGLKNVPIILIGIAYIENDKLISKQYLQRNGQEESSIIDAYISNLDEDSVHVTYNGARFDIPFIKNRADYFGIKYDKHLHYDLLYFARKLYKERLENCRLQTVESYICGFERFNDVPGQFIPEYYKTYVDSQNIGPLVPIIRHNRLDIISLVEIFMRIYDDINF; encoded by the coding sequence ATGTCAAGATATAATCAACATGAAGAATATTTAAGGAAAGTACTAATGGGCTCATTATCAAGCGAAAATCCCTCAAAGGAAACATATCTAAAATATTACAAAAATTCTAACTCCTATTTTAATCAATATAAAATAGAATTATTGGAAAGATATAAAGATAAAAGTTTCACGGATTTTAAAGGAGTTCATACCATTGACAATGATTATGGACAAGCATTGGAAATAGTAAACAGCAAAAAGATCAACTTTAACCTTAAAGATAATGAAGTTGAAAGGGATTTGATTAACGATTTAAAACTTGTATCAGGTATTGGTAATAAAAAGGAAATAGCTTTAAAAGATAATGGTTACGATAATCTTTATAAGTTAAAGAATCATCCAAAATACTCTAAAAAAGCAGAATCTTTAATTGATACAATTAACAATCAAAACTTCCAGGATTATTTCAGATTGATGAGAAAATTAAAGGAATATAACACGATGATGTGTGCAGATAAAGTAGATGTTGAAAACTTCAGATTTATGGATATTGAAACACTGGGACTTAAAAATGTACCAATAATCCTTATTGGAATCGCATATATTGAAAATGATAAACTTATATCCAAACAATATTTACAAAGAAACGGTCAGGAGGAATCCAGTATTATCGATGCTTACATATCAAACCTTGATGAGGATTCAGTACATGTTACATATAATGGAGCCAGATTTGATATACCATTTATTAAAAATAGGGCGGACTACTTTGGAATAAAATATGACAAACATTTACATTACGATTTATTGTATTTTGCAAGAAAACTCTATAAGGAAAGATTAGAAAATTGCAGATTACAGACTGTGGAGTCTTATATATGTGGTTTTGAAAGATTTAATGATGTTCCAGGACAATTCATTCCTGAATACTATAAAACATATGTAGACAGTCAAAACATTGGACCACTTGTACCTATTATAAGACATAATCGTCTTGATATTATATCCCTTGTGGAAATATTTATGAGGATTTATGATGACATTAACTTTTAA
- a CDS encoding right-handed parallel beta-helix repeat-containing protein has translation MNFNKKKVLLILTILLVLILIPTSFAIDLNDSNQDIAYNNDNIHKNINNDTNVIGEDNHTGDEGFIQFDNDYITVKEGQKANITGTLYYYDDYPDYDDALEVGYSYIDGNGVNRTGSTYIYYSVLNLDISSLEGLSARSEPYAITFTSDSSKYGYDAFIEDSEGLAPSTVYINVTDDSISSNVNITIPDMSVTDTIYVSKIGYDGNDGAIDAPYATITKALDRNKELGGNCLIIINEGTYELNGYYIKDNVILAGRGNVVIYSNGSNYHILLGNNITKLYNITFINGSGQTSGAISSTTTSGGSGNKDKYLLISNCTFLNNKGPTGAVVTYANTIIEHCTFLNNTGTSSYSNMQGIISARDNKIIIKYCIFDNNTVKAGTPIVYSDVSGSVNYNFWGNNTKPNTSFYSDRLGLTNWVVLIPSINSNVNQYTKEDLTLEFKLTSNGTGFETLNQSMPNYKINLTSKLGTLNPNSTTVVNNSATITYVGLNTGFDNVSVMYDDEITNVQFHVNGPTVDRIYVSKDGDDSNDGSYEHPFKTIKAAVLKNEELGGGKTIIIFNGTYEENDIVINKIVTITGENVIISGSNRSRIFVIKADTNISNIKFIDGKTSDNGGIILLDSSKLTLNNTEFTNGNALNGGSIASVDGILIIGNSKFTDNVAENTGSVIYTNSPLILVDSTISNNGKDAIFTNGSANITNNIFSNNEAYDINIAESSTTYLRNNTMTGDTCNINLNGGIINGVKVSYLGNSTVNGRNATPTEVFATVTDDMLNPINGGYLSYYVNDVNNELINDSVINGTSRFSLRFDEGSYLIHGNEISYSGSNTDNPIIDLKSGFLKIRGAINRWFINDTGYETLQEAVNASGFNDTIKGIPGTYVVDEVMIGHRYMPSEPYSINKTITITSLNETPITLVGNGDRIIDIDYNCDVTFKNIIFTNGTYNNGWAGAIYTMGHGNLTVINCTFINNKAEQGGAINGWGNHYIYNTSFINNSASSIGGAYFKDGEGDLILENVSFLNNTAVSYGGALYILGYSGYDYTFNNVLFDNNQGLRGGAVFSSSGSNRYFNNVRFTNNRAVDYLNISSMGGAYYTTGSNSTFNDCVFKNNTASYGGALELDPLMYYITSVVNNEVITETYISYVNLNNCTIEDNHGRVSGGAIYMGQSNVPHVNIAKCRIINNTADLNAAAIANDYGFLNIVETLFENNTAKNDYLITGLGTYNYPDTFYSNTTIVNSTFKNNNVKNLIYLSNEYSNITVINSNFINESTILYNDNGSAILINNTANTSNYSIINIGLLSLDKNNFTEAIFNKNYINTQTYVVVLNNQTKIGFINENNTLDGIILDDNNNTIILDENAFRFNVKLILLSGVNFPMNRISNGSTSQNLINGTLNNTTYYGNFIPTVGGNYLVSANLLNSGLLKLSIKTGILKIINKDLNLTVNNITKFYKGPEGLSAKLVYSDGNPVVNAGLRITINGTEYNLTTDYNGIVYLPIELDSGAYNVITTYNGSDLYNPIIVHSIIVVKSTLEVKDVVKVYKNDTQYYALYLDSEGNPLANTNVNITVCGKTYLKQTNDQGIAKLNINLLPREYTITTVNPITGEEKTTMISVISPIIENKNIVMYYKNGTKFSVRVLGNDGNVVAGAAVNFTVCGKTYTKISDSEGIASLNINLAPKTYTITTTYGDYKVSNKITVLPRITAQNLNMKYKDGSKYAVKVVDNHGNPLAGQRVKITVSKKSYYKTTDNNGMAYLNINLKPGKYSIV, from the coding sequence ATGAATTTTAATAAAAAGAAAGTGTTATTAATATTAACTATATTATTAGTGCTTATTCTAATACCAACATCGTTTGCTATTGATTTGAACGATAGCAATCAAGATATTGCTTATAACAATGATAATATCCATAAAAATATTAATAACGATACCAATGTTATTGGTGAAGATAATCATACTGGTGATGAAGGATTTATCCAATTCGATAATGACTATATCACAGTAAAAGAAGGTCAAAAAGCCAATATAACAGGTACATTATATTACTATGATGATTATCCTGATTATGATGATGCTTTGGAAGTTGGTTACTCGTATATAGATGGTAACGGAGTTAATAGAACTGGCAGTACTTATATTTATTACTCAGTACTTAACTTAGACATTTCCAGCCTAGAAGGTTTAAGTGCCAGAAGTGAACCTTATGCTATTACTTTTACAAGTGATTCCTCAAAATATGGTTATGATGCATTTATAGAAGATAGTGAAGGTCTTGCTCCTAGTACTGTTTATATAAATGTTACGGATGATAGTATCTCATCTAATGTCAATATTACAATTCCAGACATGTCAGTTACAGATACCATATATGTTTCCAAAATCGGTTATGATGGTAATGACGGAGCAATTGATGCACCATATGCAACAATCACCAAGGCCTTAGATAGGAATAAGGAGTTAGGTGGTAATTGTCTTATTATAATTAATGAAGGTACTTACGAATTAAATGGCTATTATATTAAGGATAATGTGATTTTGGCTGGAAGGGGAAATGTGGTTATCTATTCCAATGGAAGTAATTATCATATCCTTCTGGGAAACAACATTACAAAACTATATAATATTACTTTTATAAATGGTTCAGGTCAAACATCTGGAGCTATTTCCTCAACAACCACATCAGGCGGTTCCGGAAATAAGGATAAATATTTACTTATCTCAAACTGTACATTTTTAAATAATAAAGGACCTACTGGGGCAGTTGTAACTTATGCAAACACCATAATTGAACATTGTACTTTCTTAAACAATACAGGTACTAGTTCATATAGCAATATGCAGGGAATAATCAGTGCTCGTGATAATAAGATCATTATAAAATATTGTATATTTGATAATAATACTGTTAAGGCAGGTACTCCCATAGTTTATTCTGATGTATCCGGTTCTGTAAATTACAATTTCTGGGGTAATAATACAAAACCAAATACAAGCTTCTACAGTGATAGATTAGGATTAACCAATTGGGTTGTACTTATACCAAGTATTAATAGTAATGTTAACCAATATACCAAAGAAGATTTAACATTGGAATTTAAGTTAACTAGTAATGGTACAGGTTTTGAAACTTTAAACCAATCTATGCCAAATTACAAAATTAATTTAACAAGTAAACTAGGAACTTTAAATCCAAATTCAACTACCGTTGTAAACAACTCAGCAACAATAACCTATGTTGGATTAAACACAGGTTTTGATAATGTTTCTGTAATGTATGATGATGAAATCACAAATGTCCAATTCCATGTAAATGGTCCTACTGTAGACAGAATCTATGTATCTAAGGATGGTGACGATTCTAATGACGGATCTTATGAACATCCATTTAAAACTATAAAAGCTGCTGTTTTAAAGAATGAGGAATTAGGTGGTGGAAAAACCATTATCATATTTAATGGTACATATGAAGAGAATGATATTGTAATCAATAAAATTGTAACCATTACTGGAGAAAATGTTATAATATCCGGATCAAACCGTTCTCGTATATTTGTCATTAAAGCAGATACTAACATATCCAATATCAAATTTATAGATGGAAAAACATCTGATAATGGTGGAATTATATTACTAGATTCAAGTAAATTAACACTTAATAATACAGAGTTTACCAATGGTAATGCTTTAAATGGTGGATCTATTGCATCAGTTGACGGTATTTTAATAATCGGCAATTCTAAATTTACAGACAATGTTGCGGAAAATACCGGTTCTGTAATCTATACAAATAGCCCTTTAATATTAGTTGATTCAACAATATCCAATAATGGTAAAGATGCCATATTTACAAATGGTTCTGCAAATATTACAAATAACATATTCTCCAATAATGAGGCTTATGATATTAACATAGCTGAATCTTCAACTACTTATTTAAGAAATAATACCATGACTGGAGATACATGTAACATCAACCTTAACGGCGGAATAATAAATGGTGTTAAAGTCAGCTATTTAGGAAACTCTACTGTAAATGGTAGAAATGCCACTCCAACAGAAGTATTTGCAACAGTTACTGATGATATGTTAAATCCGATTAATGGAGGATATCTTTCATATTATGTAAATGATGTTAACAATGAATTAATTAATGATTCAGTCATTAATGGTACATCCAGATTTAGCCTTAGATTCGATGAAGGTTCCTATCTAATTCATGGAAATGAGATAAGCTATTCAGGATCAAATACTGATAATCCTATTATCGATTTAAAATCAGGTTTCTTAAAAATCAGAGGAGCTATCAATCGTTGGTTTATTAATGATACTGGATATGAAACATTACAAGAGGCTGTAAATGCTTCAGGATTTAATGATACGATTAAAGGTATTCCTGGAACCTATGTTGTAGATGAGGTAATGATCGGTCACAGGTATATGCCTTCAGAACCTTACAGTATAAACAAAACCATAACTATCACTTCCTTAAATGAAACCCCTATTACCTTAGTGGGTAATGGTGATAGAATCATAGATATTGATTATAACTGTGATGTGACCTTTAAAAACATTATATTTACAAATGGTACCTATAACAACGGATGGGCAGGTGCTATCTATACCATGGGTCATGGTAATTTAACTGTTATTAATTGTACTTTCATAAATAATAAAGCTGAACAAGGTGGAGCTATTAATGGATGGGGAAATCATTATATCTATAATACAAGCTTCATTAACAACTCTGCAAGCTCCATTGGTGGAGCATACTTTAAAGATGGTGAAGGTGACTTAATACTTGAAAATGTTTCATTTTTAAACAACACTGCTGTGTCATATGGTGGAGCACTTTACATCTTAGGCTATTCCGGTTACGACTACACATTTAATAATGTTTTATTTGATAATAACCAGGGACTTAGAGGTGGAGCTGTTTTCTCATCTTCAGGTTCTAACAGATACTTCAACAATGTAAGATTTACAAATAACAGAGCTGTAGACTATTTAAATATAAGTTCCATGGGTGGAGCATATTACACTACTGGTAGTAACAGTACTTTTAATGACTGTGTATTCAAAAACAATACCGCTAGTTATGGTGGTGCCCTTGAATTAGATCCTCTCATGTACTATATTACTTCCGTAGTTAATAATGAGGTTATAACCGAGACATATATATCCTATGTCAATTTAAACAATTGTACTATAGAAGACAATCATGGAAGAGTAAGTGGTGGAGCAATATATATGGGTCAATCAAATGTACCTCATGTAAATATTGCAAAATGTAGAATCATTAATAATACAGCTGATTTAAATGCTGCTGCTATCGCAAACGATTACGGCTTTTTAAATATTGTTGAAACCTTATTTGAAAATAACACTGCTAAAAATGATTATTTAATTACAGGTTTAGGTACATATAACTATCCAGACACATTTTATTCTAATACTACCATAGTTAATTCAACATTTAAAAACAATAATGTTAAAAATCTAATTTACCTTTCAAATGAATATTCCAATATAACTGTAATTAATAGTAACTTCATTAACGAATCAACAATATTATACAATGACAATGGATCTGCCATTTTAATAAATAATACCGCTAATACCTCAAACTATTCAATTATAAACATTGGTCTTTTATCATTAGATAAAAATAATTTCACAGAAGCAATTTTTAACAAGAATTACATCAATACTCAAACATATGTTGTTGTTTTAAATAATCAGACCAAAATTGGTTTTATTAATGAAAACAATACATTAGACGGAATTATTTTAGATGACAATAATAACACAATAATATTGGATGAAAATGCCTTTAGATTTAATGTAAAATTAATATTGTTATCTGGTGTTAATTTCCCAATGAATAGGATTTCCAATGGTTCCACAAGTCAAAACTTAATAAACGGAACACTTAATAACACTACCTATTATGGTAACTTTATTCCAACTGTAGGCGGCAATTATCTTGTTAGTGCTAATTTACTTAATAGTGGTTTACTTAAATTATCCATTAAAACTGGAATATTAAAAATAATTAATAAGGACCTTAACTTAACAGTAAATAATATTACTAAATTTTATAAAGGTCCAGAAGGATTAAGTGCTAAATTAGTATATTCAGACGGTAACCCTGTTGTAAATGCTGGATTAAGAATTACCATTAATGGAACAGAATATAATCTTACAACTGATTATAATGGTATTGTTTATTTACCTATTGAATTAGATAGTGGAGCATATAATGTAATTACAACATATAATGGTTCTGATTTATATAATCCAATTATTGTTCATTCAATCATTGTAGTTAAATCTACTTTAGAGGTAAAGGATGTTGTTAAAGTCTATAAAAATGATACCCAATATTATGCATTATACTTAGACAGTGAAGGTAATCCATTGGCAAATACTAATGTAAACATTACTGTCTGTGGAAAAACCTACCTAAAACAAACTAACGATCAAGGAATCGCAAAGTTAAACATTAACCTTTTACCAAGAGAATATACGATTACAACTGTAAACCCTATAACTGGAGAGGAAAAAACCACTATGATTAGTGTTATTTCACCAATTATTGAGAATAAAAACATTGTAATGTACTATAAAAATGGTACTAAATTCTCAGTTAGAGTTTTAGGTAATGATGGAAATGTTGTAGCAGGTGCTGCAGTTAACTTCACTGTCTGTGGAAAAACCTATACCAAAATCTCTGATAGTGAGGGTATTGCAAGTTTAAATATTAATCTAGCTCCAAAAACATATACCATCACTACAACTTACGGTGACTATAAAGTCTCTAATAAGATTACAGTACTTCCAAGAATTACTGCTCAAAATCTTAATATGAAATACAAAGATGGTTCTAAGTATGCTGTTAAAGTTGTTGATAATCATGGAAATCCATTAGCAGGTCAAAGAGTGAAAATTACTGTCAGTAAGAAATCCTATTATAAAACAACTGATAATAATGGTATGGCTTATTTAAACATTAATTTAAAACCAGGCAAATATTCCATTGTCTAG
- a CDS encoding sodium-dependent transporter: protein MTEKNQWKNNMTFLLAMIGSAVGLGNIWRFPYISYTNGGGAFLVPYIIAIACVGLPFIYIEYGAGYRFKASLSKILRKINRKFEYIGWFILMVPYLILTYYTCILGWNIIYLFLSFNKGWGQDTNGFFMNSVLQASNNPMSALHMVLPVLFAIFIVWFIVWFISHKDLNDGLGNVCAVLIPVLFVLMAGIVIYSLTLPGAYIGVKALFTPDWSQITNINIWLAAFGQIVFSLSLGLCIMLTYASYLPKGVDLVKNGLTVGLTNSGFEVFTAVGMFSILGFMSLSSGLPLDKVVSAGTGLAFIALPSVFDKMGFVGYIIGPLFFICLFFAGLTSALSLVEPISSALIDKFGISRKRASTYICIVGFLIAIIYSTSYGNNILTYFDQFLNQFGLLLTMIIECVIFGWIYKIDDIVDSINKYSKHKIGKTWKFIIRYFIPIVIGIMWITGNIQNFASGDSNQIIIQGLLLLVMIVVPILFTKAKPKVDDY, encoded by the coding sequence ATGACTGAAAAAAATCAATGGAAAAACAATATGACCTTTTTACTAGCTATGATAGGTTCTGCTGTAGGTCTGGGTAATATTTGGCGTTTTCCATACATATCCTATACAAATGGTGGTGGAGCATTTTTGGTTCCTTACATTATAGCTATAGCATGTGTGGGCTTGCCATTTATTTACATAGAATATGGTGCAGGATACAGATTTAAAGCTAGTTTAAGTAAAATATTACGTAAGATAAATAGAAAATTCGAATATATTGGATGGTTCATTTTAATGGTACCATATCTAATTCTAACATATTATACATGTATTCTTGGATGGAATATCATATATTTATTTTTAAGTTTTAATAAAGGATGGGGACAGGATACAAATGGATTCTTTATGAATTCCGTTCTTCAAGCATCTAATAATCCAATGAGTGCACTCCATATGGTATTGCCTGTATTATTCGCCATATTTATAGTATGGTTCATTGTATGGTTTATCTCCCATAAAGACTTAAATGATGGGCTTGGTAATGTCTGTGCAGTTTTAATTCCTGTTCTGTTTGTACTTATGGCAGGAATTGTAATATATTCATTAACATTACCTGGAGCATATATTGGTGTAAAAGCTTTATTTACTCCTGATTGGAGTCAAATCACAAATATAAACATATGGCTTGCAGCATTCGGACAGATTGTATTCTCACTAAGTTTAGGCCTATGCATTATGCTTACCTATGCAAGTTATTTGCCGAAAGGAGTGGATCTTGTTAAAAACGGTTTGACTGTTGGTTTAACAAATAGTGGTTTTGAAGTGTTTACCGCCGTAGGTATGTTTAGTATTTTAGGTTTCATGAGCTTATCCAGTGGATTACCATTAGACAAAGTAGTTTCTGCAGGTACTGGTCTTGCATTTATTGCTCTTCCTAGTGTATTTGATAAAATGGGCTTTGTTGGATATATAATTGGACCTTTATTTTTCATATGTTTATTCTTTGCAGGATTAACCTCTGCATTATCTCTTGTTGAACCTATATCCTCAGCACTCATCGATAAATTTGGAATTAGTCGTAAAAGAGCATCTACATACATATGTATTGTTGGGTTTTTAATAGCGATAATATATTCAACCTCCTATGGTAACAATATATTAACCTACTTCGATCAATTCCTAAATCAGTTTGGTTTACTTCTAACCATGATTATCGAATGTGTTATATTCGGTTGGATTTATAAAATAGATGATATAGTTGATAGTATTAATAAATACTCCAAACATAAGATTGGTAAAACATGGAAATTTATTATCAGATACTTTATACCAATTGTAATAGGTATTATGTGGATTACAGGTAATATTCAGAACTTCGCAAGTGGAGATTCCAATCAAATAATCATACAGGGCTTGTTACTCCTTGTAATGATAGTAGTTCCAATATTGTTTACTAAAGCAAAACCGAAAGTTGATGATTACTGA
- a CDS encoding methylated-DNA--[protein]-cysteine S-methyltransferase: MEMELKEFTIEKTIIGPITIVFQDSDNVLIKNIILSTPDLKSKEIAYENYDNLDSVSFSHLNKRIKKLVLDIQDYLNGKDFKFPLDNFDFSGCSPFEREVLNAEYNTKRGSVNTYGELAKEIGHPKAYRAVGNALRKNPFPIVIPCHRTIKKDRTIGGFNGYQGGIESKEILLSLENVEVQQRKVISESPVISLNKKAQKKLDIDN; encoded by the coding sequence ATGGAAATGGAACTTAAGGAGTTTACAATTGAAAAAACAATAATTGGCCCTATTACTATTGTTTTTCAAGATTCTGATAATGTTTTAATTAAAAACATTATATTGTCTACTCCAGATTTAAAATCTAAAGAAATTGCATATGAAAATTATGATAACTTAGATTCCGTAAGTTTTAGTCATTTGAATAAAAGAATTAAGAAGCTCGTTTTAGATATTCAAGATTATTTAAATGGGAAAGACTTTAAGTTCCCATTAGATAATTTTGATTTTTCCGGATGTAGTCCATTTGAAAGAGAAGTTTTAAATGCAGAATATAATACCAAAAGAGGATCTGTAAATACCTATGGTGAATTAGCTAAAGAAATTGGTCATCCCAAGGCATATAGGGCTGTAGGTAATGCATTAAGAAAGAATCCATTTCCAATTGTAATACCGTGTCATAGAACCATTAAAAAAGATAGAACCATTGGTGGGTTCAATGGATATCAGGGAGGAATTGAATCTAAAGAAATACTCTTATCCTTGGAAAATGTTGAGGTACAACAGAGAAAAGTAATTAGTGAAAGTCCTGTCATATCCTTAAATAAAAAAGCACAAAAGAAATTAGATATTGATAACTAA